The sequence AGAGCATGGATAAGAAAATTCCCTTCTGATGAGAACTACTCTGAGGTGCTATATCTCATCGCCAGAGCTTACCTCAAAGATAGCATCGCAAGTGATGCAAAATATATGCTTGACATACTAAGCGAAGAGCACGCAGAGTCTAAATTTACAAAGCTTGCCACGCTTGATTATGCTGACTACCTATATAAAATAGGCAGGCAAAAAGAGGCGCTAAGCGACTATGAAAAGGTGCTCTACTCCACAAACGACATCGACCTTGCAAGTAGAGCTGCGCTAAGTCTAGCAGACGCAAATATCGATAAAGAGAAATTTGACGAGGCGAAGAAATTTGTACTAAAGATCGCAAATGCAAATGAAAAATTTTTCATGAACGATCCGACAAAATCGATGAATTTAGCCTATACATTTGCCAGCAAAGATATGCCAGATGTGGCTGCTAAAATTTATGAAATTTTGGTAAATAATAGCGATAGGACAAAGGATTTTTACGAGGCAGCATTAAAAAATTTAGCGTTAAATTTAGCCAAAACCAAAGATGAAAAAAGGGCGTATGAGTATCTAAACAGATACGAAAAAGAGTTTAAATATGGCGATTATATCGATGAGGTCGCTAAGGCAAAGGATGGGCTATTTTTTGAAGAGGACGACAAAAATGCCACTGCACTTCACGCAAGATATAAAGATCTTATCGAAAAATATGCCGGCACAAATATCAGCCAAAAGGCACTAATTAGCGAGCTTGAGCTTGATCTAAAAGAGCGTAAATTTGCCGATGCGCTGGCTTACAACAACCTCGCAAAAGATGAAAATTTAAGCCGGGCAATGGAGCTAGTAAATGAGGCTGCGCTTGAGCTTACAAAAGAGTTTTTCATCAAAGATGACTGCACGGCGGTTGTAAATTTACTAGAAAACTACGATGTGAGCAAGGTCTCTTTGCCGCAGTTTAAGCTATTTAACTGCTACTTTAGAACGGCGCGTTACAACGATGCGCTAGAGCTTGCAAAGGCGCATGTAAAGGATGAAAATTTAGAAGATAGAGTCGAGTGGCTGGTAAATTTGAGCAAAATTTTATATAAAAATAAAGACTACGAGCATGCGATCACTGCGGCAAATGACGCGCTCTCGCTTGGCTCAGCGGTCGAGTACTCGGATCCTACGCCATCGCTTTTTGATAGATTTTACTCGCTGCTTGCGCTAAAGCGCTTTACCGAGGCGGTCTCAACGATCAGTGCGATCGAGCAGCTAAGGGGGCAGGACTTTAAGATCATCGAGGCGTATGCGGCTATAAGTGACTATGCGATGAAGAGCAACGACTATGCTATCGCTGCAACCTACGCTAAAAAGGCGCTTGAGCTGCAAACTAGAGCCAAGATAAATACCTTTTCACCAAAGCTAAATTTTGACTATTCGGAGGCTTCGCTAAAGACAGATAATCTTGATGAGGCGCTTGATGAGGCAAAATTTATACTAAATATGAAGCTTGAGCCAGAAGACCGCTTGCATGCTCTAAATTTAGCAAGTGAAATTTACATCAGACAAAAGCAGTATAAGCTAGCTAAGCCCTATCTAAACGAATGCGTTGGCTCAAATTTCACAAGTGCTTACAAAGATGCCTGCAAAGCCAAACTTGAGATGATAAAGTAAAATTTAGTGCTAAGTTTAAATGATCTTGAAAAAGAGTATCTGGAGTTAGAAAAAGAAAATTTTCCTGATGGCAAAAGGATCAAATTTATAGCAAATTTAGGCGCAAGTGACGAGATAGCATATCACTATGAGCTCATTTGCAAAGAGTGGCAAGAGGGCGGGCAGCTAAATTTAGAAAGCAGCTTTGATAGGCATGGAGGCGCTGGGCTGGAGTTTTTATTTGAGCGCTTAGCCAAAAAGAGCGATCAAAAACTAAAAATAGAAACCATCTGTCTTATAGCGCAAATTCTCACTAAATCTAAGCATAGAGATTTTTACACCGCGTTTTGTGACCGCCTCGTTCCTCAAATCACCTCTTTTTTGGAGGTAAATGATGCCTTACGCCGCAAGCTTATAATAGCGCTTGGCTGGGTTGGCACGTTAGAGCAAATAGAAATTTTAATAAGCGAGATGCTTGGTAGCAAAGATAGCCTTTGCAGAGCATGGGCGGCAGCTAGCCTTATGCAGATGTCGTTTCACAGAGTTAGCCAAGAGGTCTTGCGCGCTAAAACAAAAGCCGCATTTTTGCAAGGCATTTCTATCGAAAAAGAGCTATACACCTGCGCAGTTATGATAGAAGCGGCTCAAAATTTATTTGGTAAAAAGTGGATATCTTCTAGCGCAGTACAAAATCAAGACTCTGAAAAGATAGAAAAAGCAAGAAAAATGGCGGTAAGATTTTTAGGCAAGAATTAAATTTGCCACTAAGCGGATTGTGTGCTTGGTTGTGTTTTGCTTATTGGATTATAAAGTAAAAATGGTTTAAATTTATAAGAAATTTTAGCTTTAAATTTAGAATATTTAAAAATAAAATTTTATATTTTTCGCTTAGAAATAGCGGACAAAATAGCTTTAATTTGATTTAAAATTTAATTTTTTCTTGACATATAATAATGTTTTTTGTATAATCTCAATTCTTTTTTAAATAATCATGTCTTGCTAGCTCAGTCGGTAGAGCATCTCACTTTTAATGAGGGGGCCGTTGGTTCGAATCCAACGCAGGACACCATTTTTTGGGTTTATGACCCTTTCGTCTAGTGGCTCAGGACTCTACTTTCTCTGTGTAGGAACAGAGGTTCAAATCCTCTAAGGGTCGCCAGATATTTTAAATTTTAGGTCGCTTAGCTCAGTTGGTAGAGCGCCACCCTTACAAGGTGGATGTCATAAGTTCGAGTCTTATAGCGACCACCATTACTTTTAGGTGCAGCGGTAGTTCAGTTGGTTAGAATGCCGCCCTGTCACGGCGGAGGTCGCGGGTTCGAGCCCCGTCCGCTGCGCCATCTACTAAACCTTAGGTTAAGGTTCTTGATTCTATTTTTTCTTGTTTTTTTTGAGTGATCAAATTAAATTTTAAGATTATAAGTTCTAAGATAACACTTTGTTATTGATATTTAATCTTGCCTCGTTAGCTCAGTTGGTAGAGCATATCACTCTTAATGATGGGGTCGTAGGTTCGAGACCTACACGGGGCACCATCTTTTGGCCCATTCGTCTAGCGGTTAGGACACCAGCCTCTCACGTTGGTAACACGAGTTCGAGTCTCGTATGGGTCACCATTTTTCTTCTAAATTTAACTCAAATTTTGAAAAATTTACTGCTAGTGCAATAAATTTGACTAAAAAATGTTTAAAATGTCTTTCTATTTTATGAAAGGTGAATTTGTGTTAAAAACTACCAGAGTTGCACATATAGAAAGCAATGGGGCACTCGTTTTTCACAGTAAAATGAATTGTGTATTGTTATCATTAAATTTTTACATCTATGGATTATGATATTTTCTTGATTGCTTGCTAATATGTGAAGTAATTTTGATATTTAGGTAGCAGAAATTATATTGAAATACTGTATCCAAAATCTCAAAATTCTTTGCCAAAGCTTTAAAAACTTGTTTTAATAACGAGTTGCTTGAGTTTTGTAAAAGGTTTTAGGCAAAAACGGATCAACAATTTATAAAATTTTAGAGATTACAAATAATGATGAAATCATGACTGCTGAGTTATTAAATCTTTTAGAAATACATAAATTTTAAAATTTAGCCGCAACATAAATTTGATAAATTTGCTGATTTTTATCTTGATAAATTTGACTTATAAGGTAAAAGAGTAGGGCGCATTTGACTACGCCCTTTTATAAATTTAAGATGAAAACTTGCTTGATCTTAAATTTGATCTATTTTAGCTCAAATGCAAGTGTTGCAGCAATCGTCTCGTCATCGCAAATTTTTGAGTCAGCAAACGGCATTTTATGCACTGTTTGTAGCAGCCATTTTCCAGGTTTAAGTGCAAGCACCTCTATCGTGCCGTCTGGCTCAGTTTGGCCGTGAAATGCGCTTTTTTCTTTTAAAAATCCGTCAAATGTTCCATCAAGCGTAGCATTTTCTAAAGGTTTGCCCTCAAATAGAATTTTAACTTTAAACGGCACGCCAACTTTGAAATTTGCTGGATTGTCAAGTGGGACTATCTCTAAGCGCTGCTGTGAAGGCTTTGTGACTGAGCCATCTTTTGCGTTTTTATTTATGATGCCTTTTGCGCTCATGCTCGCTTTTTTGCAGTATTTGGCATCCTTGATGTCCTCTTTGGTTTTGCCCATGTGCCATGTATCATCGCTTGCTTTTGTCCAAAACGTAGGCTTATACTCGCCAGCTATAAGGTATGAGCCGTCTTCTAGTTTGGCCCTTTCATAGTGGTAGTTTTCGCCGCTTTGTTTTAGGCTAAGTTTCTCGCCATTTTTGTTTATAATGTATGGGGCTTCAAATAGGGCGATCCTATTATCTGGTATCTTTTCAACAGTTGGGAAGTCATCTGCGTAGCCGATATCAACGCTAGTTACGTCCTTGCTGCTTCCAAAAAGCCAAAATTCGTGAGCCAAAGAGTGACTGCTAAATGCCGCCAAAGCCAAAAGTGCAAATAAATGCTTATTCATTACCTATCCTTTCAGATTAAAATGTCTATTTTTCTATTTCTAATATATGTCACAAAAATATTGTTAAATTTTTATATATCTAAATTTTGCTAATTTTTAAAAAAATTTAGTAATCAAAACCAAATTTATTTTATTAAATTTATAAAAATAGCTTTACTATAAAAATAGTTTAGTCACTGAAATTACGAAATAAAATCAGTTGCGCAATTATATCAAAATAATAATCATTGTCAATATAAAATTAAATTTTTACATACAAGATAATAAATCAAAATAAATTTACCTTTGCCATTTATATATCTAAAAAGTTTCATTTATGAAATATTTTGTATAAAAATTCTTTTTTCTAATTATATTTTAATATTATATTAAGATTATATCCTTTATAATGTCACTAAATTATTTTAAAAAATATAACTTTATAGTTATTTCCAAGGAAGGTTGAGATGAGAACTCTCTTATCTTTAGGCATAGTGTGTGCTGCGCTACTTGCTAATGAGACTAATCTAAAAAATGAGTTAAACAACGAAGAGATTAGGGCGAATATGGCAAGCTCTTTTAACGAAAGCTCCAACATAAATTTGCTTAACGAAAAAATAGCTTCAGAAGGTAAGCTAAATTTAAACGAAACCCCATGCTTTAAAATAGATAAAATTTCACTTCTTAGTGAGAACGAAGTAGCTAGCTTTAATGCTAGTAGTGGTGCTGATGAGGCTATAATAAGAAAAGCTTATAATACAAACTACTCTAAATTTAACTCTATTTTAGAGGCTAGCTTAAACAAGCTTGATTTTAAATCAGGCAGCTGTCTTGGCAAAAACTCTATCAATCTGATCATAAACTCTTTTAACAACGAGATAATAAAAAGTGGCTATATCACTTCAAGTGCTAGCTTAGTTACAAAGAGTCTAAAAGATGCAAAGTTAGAGTTTGTCATAAATCTTGGCTTAATAGATGATATAAGCATAAACGAGCTTGATAGCCAAAGAAATAGAGCGAGCCTATTTAGCGCATTTGGTGAGTACTCTCATAAAAATAAAGTAGCAAATATAAGAGATATCGAGCAGGCTCTTGAGTCACTGCAAAACGTCTCGAAAAATGATGTTAGTATTAAATTCTTACCTTCAAATAGAGCCAGCTTTTCAAACATAGTGATCACTAGGGTTGATAGCTTCCCACTAAAAGCTGCCATCAGCCTTGATAACCTTGGCTCAAAACAAAGCGGTAAATATCAAGCAATGGTAAATTTAAGCACCCTAAATTTACTTGGATTTAACGAAATTTTTAGCTTCTCACGAGGCAAGGATGTACTTAAAAAATATAAAGTTACAAATAAATTTAATGGTGCAAGTGATCACGGAGCTTCAAATAACTACTATTACGGCTTTAGTATCCCATTTGGCTATTTCATGCTTGAGTATGAAAAGAGCAAATATGACTACGCCCAGATCATAAATGCAGCCTACAACCTCTACACATATAAAGGTAGAAGCGAGAGTGATTCACTAAGCCTTGCTTATACATTTTATAGGGACTCAAATTTCAAAAATAGCGCCTATGTAAAGCTATTTAAGAGAAAAAATAAAAACTATCTAGAGGACTACGAGCTAGATAACCAAGCTAGAAGAAATGCTGGATATGAGGTAGGCGTAAAAACAAGCTACAACTCATATAATCAAGCTTTTAGCGCCAAGCTAGCTTACAAAAAGGGCACTGGTATATTTAACTCACAGCCTGATCCACTAGAAGATAGCGGAGAGGCTACATCTAGGTTTGCTCTAATAAATTTAAACCTAAACTACAAATATAAATTTGAACTCCCACTAAGCTATGATCTAAATATCAACGCAAGATATGGACTAAATAAACTAAGCTTGCAGGATAAATTTAGTATCGGTGGATACTACAGTGTTAGAGGATTTGACGGGGAGAGCTCACTTGTTGGAAACCACGGAGTAAGCGTAAGAAATACCCTCTCATATAACTACTATAAGAGCAACTCTATCTATGCAGGGCTTGACGCTGGCGTGGTAAGAGCCCCAAGTAGCGGCATAAAGGATAAAAACACTCTTGCAGGATACGCCATAGGTCTAAGAGGCAGCATAAAAGCCTACAACAACCTAAGCTACGACATATCTGTCTCTAAACCTCTTTATAAACCAAAGAGCTTTGAAACTAAATCAACAAATGTAAATTTCATCATAAGCTACGAATTTTAAGGATAAAATATGCTAAAGAACAACCAAATTTCAAATGCACAAAAGCCTAGCCTTTTAACCATAGGCTTAAATTTCTACGTAAGTCTCTCTTTGCTACTTGCCACTTCACCAGCATTAGCAAATGAGCCAAGTATCATAGCTGACCCAGGCGCTAGTAACCGCCCTGATATACTAAAAGCTCCTAATGAGACGCTAATAATAAACATCACAAACCCTGATAGCAAGGGCGTCTCTATAAATGAATATAGCAGGTTTAATACGCCAACCACTGGCACTATCCTTAATAACTCTAATAAAAACATAGATACAAAGATAGCTGGCCAGATAGATGCAAACTATAGGCTAAATAAAGAGGCAAGCCTTATTATCAACAAAGTAAATTCAGCTGAAAAATCATCTCTAAAAGGAAATTTAGAGGTTGCTGGAAGCAGGGCTGATGTGGTCATAGCAAACCCAAATGGCATAAGCGTAGATGGTCTAAATATGATCAACTCTCGCTCACTCACACTAACAACAGGTAGTATCAATAAACTAAGCCCTAAAGAGATAGAGCTAATATCTAATAACTCTATCGATATCGTAGGGGACGGCCTAAACGATAAGAGTAGCGACTACACAAACGTCATCTCAAATGCTGTAAATTTAAACTCAAATATCCACGCAAATGAGCTAAATATCATCGGTGAAAAGGCGGTTGGCTCAAGTAGCGGCAAGCTATATAACGACGTAAAAACTAAAAACCAAGAAAACAGCTTTAGCCTAGATAGTAGCGCACTTGGCGGTATGTATGCTAATAAAATCAAACTAGTCGGCACAAGTAATGGCGTAGGCGTAAATAATAACGGCCTAGTTATAGCAAATAACAACATAGAGATAAGCCTTGATGGTGATATAGTTAATGCTGGCGCGATCGCTTCTAACAAAGATGCTAAGATAGAGGCAAAGACTATAACAAACAAAGATGAAGCGCTAATAGCAGCCAAAGAGAGCCTTAATATAAAAGCAGACACTTTGGTAAATACTTCAAGCCAAATTTATGCTAAAGATATAAATGTAGAGGCTAAAAAGCTGGTAAATAACTCAAGCTCGCAAGCTAGGGTGGATACAGTGCACAAACAAGGCACTATGCACCTAAAAAAAGAGGGTGTAAATAGATATAAGCTTGGTGTAAATTTAAAAGAACTAAAAGAAAAAATAAGTGCGAAACTAGCTAAGAAGCTAGGCAAAGATATAAGTGAGCTAGATGAAAACGAGGTAAATGAGCTAGTGTTAAAAGAGGCTATAAATAAAGATAGCGCTCTATATGCACTAAATTTACACAAAGACTCGCATCTAGTTGGCACTAGCCAAAAGATATTTCACAACCTAAGACTAGACTATGATACAAATGAAGCATTAGTAGATACTAGTAGAGCAAAGAATAATGAACAAAAAAGAACTATCACATATAGCATAGTTAAAGATGTGCTAAATGAAGATGATAAGGCAAATTTTATCCCAGGTAGCATAATAGCTAACAATGATATAAATTTAAATGTAAATGATGTCTTAAACGATAAGAGTGTTATATATGCTGGAGGAGATCTAAAGCTAAATAGCGATAATGTAGAAAACATAGCTCTAATGCTAAATAACAATGTAAATAGCTATAGCGTTTATAAATGGAAAGAGAAAAAGAAATGGTATAGAGGTGGAGGATGGAAAACTAAGGGCGGAACAGGAAAAGTTTTCAGTTTCTCATACACAGATGTTGGCTTGCCAGCGGTATTTGCAGCGGGCAATAACATAGTAGGAAGCACACAAGACTTTTCAAGCTACGCACTAAATGATGATATAAAGCTAGTAAATGTTGATCTGGATAAATTCTCTGAGCCAATATTTAATAGCCCAATCATCAAAAACCTAAATAGAAGGGTGAAAAACCAAGGATACTACTACAGCCTTGATAGCATAAACTCTGCTTATATAGCAAATATTCTTGATGGCTTATATGAAGCAAGAAATGAGAGCATAAGTAAATTTAAAAAAGAGGCCAAAGATAAAAACGTAAAAGCCTCAGCTCTAGTAATGGCTAACAACATAGACCTAGACGCCAAAGGCAACATAAGCCTAGCTGGCAGCGTAGTGGCTGATAGTCTAAATTTAAATGCGGATAAAAAGATAAAGCTAAAAGGCGCTGAGCTATCAACTAGCGGCGATGCTAACATTGCGGCTAATGATATAGAGATAGATAGCTCTGATCTAAAATCTAAAAATCTAAGCTTAAATGCAAAGAATAATATAAATTTAGATCAAAGCAAATCTCAGTTTAGCAAAGTCTCTAACCTAGAGGCTACAAACGATATAAATTTACAAGCTGGCAATGATATAAAAGTCTCTGGCTCAAATTTAGATGCGAGTGGAGATATAAATTTAAACTCAGGCAATGATATAGAGATAAAAGCAGATGAGTTTAGCTACACTCATCACGTAAGCTCTAAAGGGATGAAATTTGATGAGAGTGTAAAAAGAGTAAGCGCTGCAAATTTAAACGCTAATAGCGATATAAATTTAAATGCTAAAAATGCTCTTTTAGTCTCATCGTCTCATCTAAACGCACTAAAAGATATAAATTTAAATGCTAGTGACATCATACTAGCAGCACAGTCAAACACTAGCGAGGCAACCGCTATAAATAGCTCTAAATCGCTCCTTTCTAAAAAGCAAACCATAGATAGCGCCATAAGCTCAGAGGTAGTAAGCACTAGCCTAAAATCAGGCAATAATATAAATTTAAACTCAGCTAACGATATCTATCTAGTATCATCTAAACTAAAATCAGACAAAGATATAAATTTAAACTCAAACAACAATATCCTCTTTGAAAACGGCCACAACGTAGAGGCTAGCTCACACTCTTCTAAAAAGAGCAAAATATCTTTAAATCCAAATGCCTTTTATAAGAGTAGCTTTGACCTTGTGGCAAATGGCAATAAAAAGGCAGTTTATAGCACTATAGACTCAGGAAGTGATATAAATTTAAATGC is a genomic window of Campylobacter concisus containing:
- a CDS encoding HEAT repeat domain-containing protein yields the protein MLSLNDLEKEYLELEKENFPDGKRIKFIANLGASDEIAYHYELICKEWQEGGQLNLESSFDRHGGAGLEFLFERLAKKSDQKLKIETICLIAQILTKSKHRDFYTAFCDRLVPQITSFLEVNDALRRKLIIALGWVGTLEQIEILISEMLGSKDSLCRAWAAASLMQMSFHRVSQEVLRAKTKAAFLQGISIEKELYTCAVMIEAAQNLFGKKWISSSAVQNQDSEKIEKARKMAVRFLGKN
- a CDS encoding DUF4198 domain-containing protein, encoding MNKHLFALLALAAFSSHSLAHEFWLFGSSKDVTSVDIGYADDFPTVEKIPDNRIALFEAPYIINKNGEKLSLKQSGENYHYERAKLEDGSYLIAGEYKPTFWTKASDDTWHMGKTKEDIKDAKYCKKASMSAKGIINKNAKDGSVTKPSQQRLEIVPLDNPANFKVGVPFKVKILFEGKPLENATLDGTFDGFLKEKSAFHGQTEPDGTIEVLALKPGKWLLQTVHKMPFADSKICDDETIAATLAFELK
- a CDS encoding hemagglutinin repeat-containing protein, whose product is MLKNNQISNAQKPSLLTIGLNFYVSLSLLLATSPALANEPSIIADPGASNRPDILKAPNETLIINITNPDSKGVSINEYSRFNTPTTGTILNNSNKNIDTKIAGQIDANYRLNKEASLIINKVNSAEKSSLKGNLEVAGSRADVVIANPNGISVDGLNMINSRSLTLTTGSINKLSPKEIELISNNSIDIVGDGLNDKSSDYTNVISNAVNLNSNIHANELNIIGEKAVGSSSGKLYNDVKTKNQENSFSLDSSALGGMYANKIKLVGTSNGVGVNNNGLVIANNNIEISLDGDIVNAGAIASNKDAKIEAKTITNKDEALIAAKESLNIKADTLVNTSSQIYAKDINVEAKKLVNNSSSQARVDTVHKQGTMHLKKEGVNRYKLGVNLKELKEKISAKLAKKLGKDISELDENEVNELVLKEAINKDSALYALNLHKDSHLVGTSQKIFHNLRLDYDTNEALVDTSRAKNNEQKRTITYSIVKDVLNEDDKANFIPGSIIANNDINLNVNDVLNDKSVIYAGGDLKLNSDNVENIALMLNNNVNSYSVYKWKEKKKWYRGGGWKTKGGTGKVFSFSYTDVGLPAVFAAGNNIVGSTQDFSSYALNDDIKLVNVDLDKFSEPIFNSPIIKNLNRRVKNQGYYYSLDSINSAYIANILDGLYEARNESISKFKKEAKDKNVKASALVMANNIDLDAKGNISLAGSVVADSLNLNADKKIKLKGAELSTSGDANIAANDIEIDSSDLKSKNLSLNAKNNINLDQSKSQFSKVSNLEATNDINLQAGNDIKVSGSNLDASGDINLNSGNDIEIKADEFSYTHHVSSKGMKFDESVKRVSAANLNANSDINLNAKNALLVSSSHLNALKDINLNASDIILAAQSNTSEATAINSSKSLLSKKQTIDSAISSEVVSTSLKSGNNINLNSANDIYLVSSKLKSDKDINLNSNNNILFENGHNVEASSHSSKKSKISLNPNAFYKSSFDLVANGNKKAVYSTIDSGSDINLNAKSALSLKGANLNSQKDINLNAELIAISNTNDESYHKEEHKSSRVGILKPNEVLKDIVVDLKRKLNPLKEAKDKFSSLSTPTFVIGKTSAKFESNSQEAKSSNIKAGKNININANKDINIVASNVDAKENLSLKANEAVEISSTNSISNAKSESITRKILGKQSASASSTNEEVVSSNLNAKNINIASNQDTTLSGSNIIADESLDIKADSINLLPASYSLESSSKFKDSGFGDLMKSNGEESSSNYNLAISTLSAKDISLNSNTINALASIIEATNVDVNTKLLNLVSAKSTSVNTSLSNNAGVLTATVKNKGKIEEVEIPAIIKVKDKFTLNGKDITNKLDATTFKAINDSLNSEEFKEGVIRELRSNSDTPIDEETINQVKAVLDSKEWEDKTTTLSGMGALIITAIVTFLTAGAGGAVAAGVLGSAAAASSTAGLAISAMTTAVIANSTVQLTNNLLSHGKVKFDASSLAKSAISAGVLSYAGAALGTNALTQNMDFSDYVKNATINGTLQGISSDINGGEFKKGFLTGVALSIMSDASLQMRKHVKENYNYAGKNGEIVPDDTQSVGVRGDGVKIGGSHFEKIYNNGILEKKPIVAPTGGSQTGARMLFGKSYEKGSLADHAIEHFAGPHDFMSSWNYENINGITYLKDNGSLVNIASGLLLVPAAPFAAAPFIQGHLSDIQIYKDVKKVSKDARREVLNKAKENR
- a CDS encoding tetratricopeptide repeat protein is translated as MKKLLTILFLPLYLSAFSLSLNSGANANKPYSVLQLSDEKEFECVEQILAYDTKRYVCMLDDGILPKIEDTTLPLMDIKYKKQDGKLFIVIMPKAPSKLLNVQTELYSSPSVQDTPKTTISKHFSIIIDTSLSENNKRVSGLNFSPDFRDMLSPSIGALDLNKAPIAGLDSNDIDIYINIKRAYEKGAYESVVKDTQTAMKRHPASLFSSEFLLFRLRALDKIFETKSEFEGLEPKDIVSEGRAWIRKFPSDENYSEVLYLIARAYLKDSIASDAKYMLDILSEEHAESKFTKLATLDYADYLYKIGRQKEALSDYEKVLYSTNDIDLASRAALSLADANIDKEKFDEAKKFVLKIANANEKFFMNDPTKSMNLAYTFASKDMPDVAAKIYEILVNNSDRTKDFYEAALKNLALNLAKTKDEKRAYEYLNRYEKEFKYGDYIDEVAKAKDGLFFEEDDKNATALHARYKDLIEKYAGTNISQKALISELELDLKERKFADALAYNNLAKDENLSRAMELVNEAALELTKEFFIKDDCTAVVNLLENYDVSKVSLPQFKLFNCYFRTARYNDALELAKAHVKDENLEDRVEWLVNLSKILYKNKDYEHAITAANDALSLGSAVEYSDPTPSLFDRFYSLLALKRFTEAVSTISAIEQLRGQDFKIIEAYAAISDYAMKSNDYAIAATYAKKALELQTRAKINTFSPKLNFDYSEASLKTDNLDEALDEAKFILNMKLEPEDRLHALNLASEIYIRQKQYKLAKPYLNECVGSNFTSAYKDACKAKLEMIK
- a CDS encoding ShlB/FhaC/HecB family hemolysin secretion/activation protein; amino-acid sequence: MRTLLSLGIVCAALLANETNLKNELNNEEIRANMASSFNESSNINLLNEKIASEGKLNLNETPCFKIDKISLLSENEVASFNASSGADEAIIRKAYNTNYSKFNSILEASLNKLDFKSGSCLGKNSINLIINSFNNEIIKSGYITSSASLVTKSLKDAKLEFVINLGLIDDISINELDSQRNRASLFSAFGEYSHKNKVANIRDIEQALESLQNVSKNDVSIKFLPSNRASFSNIVITRVDSFPLKAAISLDNLGSKQSGKYQAMVNLSTLNLLGFNEIFSFSRGKDVLKKYKVTNKFNGASDHGASNNYYYGFSIPFGYFMLEYEKSKYDYAQIINAAYNLYTYKGRSESDSLSLAYTFYRDSNFKNSAYVKLFKRKNKNYLEDYELDNQARRNAGYEVGVKTSYNSYNQAFSAKLAYKKGTGIFNSQPDPLEDSGEATSRFALINLNLNYKYKFELPLSYDLNINARYGLNKLSLQDKFSIGGYYSVRGFDGESSLVGNHGVSVRNTLSYNYYKSNSIYAGLDAGVVRAPSSGIKDKNTLAGYAIGLRGSIKAYNNLSYDISVSKPLYKPKSFETKSTNVNFIISYEF